Proteins from one Sulfurovum sp. TSL1 genomic window:
- the rpmJ gene encoding 50S ribosomal protein L36 has product MKVRPSVKKMCDDCKVIKRKGIVRVICKNPKHKQRQG; this is encoded by the coding sequence ATGAAGGTTAGACCATCAGTGAAAAAAATGTGTGATGACTGTAAAGTTATTAAACGCAAGGGTATCGTACGCGTGATTTGTAAAAATCCAAAACATAAACAAAGACAAGGATAA